The genomic interval CTAACGTCCATGTTAATTTGTCCAACTTGGCAATAAAACTGGAGATTCTATAGATTTTTTCTTATTGTACTAACATACCGAAGCTAGTAAATTAACTCATCTTTTATCCATATGCTTGCATCTTTTTATGCAGTGGCACAAAGCCGGCAACAGATTTCGCAGTCTTGTGTTTGCTCCCAGAAGGCAGTTTTGTCAAGGAAAcgaataatgaagaaaaaagttCTTCCAAAGAATATAGCTGTGACACCGGTCCATAGTGCACACAGTATGAGTGTGAGAGAACATAAAACTGTGATACTTCCAGAAAGGGCCAGTCTATTACAAGCAGAGCATGTCAAGAAAGAAGAGAATCATGTGCCGGGATTTGGTATTGTTGTCAACTCGTCATCTTCCGATGTAAGTTGCAATGCAAAGGTTAATTAGTTGCTTTGGCCTTCATCAAAGTAATGAGTCTCACACGGCTTCTCATTACACTAAAACTAAAAGCATTAGCATTTGTCCTTTACAGACTACTTTCTATAAATAACTTGGTTATTTAAATTATGCCTTTTTAAGGTGTAGTCTTTTGTAAACTGCCACGTCGTCCTATTACATGACCATTATAGTaacatatattcttttattttattacaaaacatggATCTCTAGTTATATCATGTAATTGTAAATCTCATATATATGTatggttttatgcatttttggtAGTAAAAGGCTGGCATTAATAGAACTCTGCTTGTTATATTCTTAATATTGTAGTAAAAAGCTGGCATTAATAGGATTCTGCttcttatattctttatataacatttatcCTAGAGGAGTAGCTAATTTGCCAAGAGATTAGATAAATACATGAAGATGTGATGGCTTTATCATGTTTAATCAGtgttgtcaatgtaaaaaaaaaaggttacactTGGCTGAAAAACTGTGATTTAGAGAAAAGTACAATTGATAAGCCACTTTATGTAATCACATGTAAACGAGGCAttgctgtgtatatatagtaCCTAATAACTGTAGTCACAATGatatctatatttattacattatttatttattttaatagccaGATGTACAGTTGGCTGAAGGGTTTGATGTCTTCATGCCAAAATCCCAGCTTGACTCCATACTTTCCAATTACAAGAGGTCAGGGAGCCTGCTCTTCAGAAAACTTGTCTGTGCTTTTTTTGATGATAAAACGTTGGCATCATCACTACCTAATGGAAAACGGAAGCGTGGACTCAATGACAACAGGCAAGGATTGGATCAAAATATTGTGGGAGCAATAAAAGGTATACATAGAGTCATATGGTATGTGTTTCACCTGTGTTTTATAGCCAGGCGATGTTAAAATTGGAAAACATAGAGGAACAGTGTAATTGCTGGATTCGCTGCTGGAAGTAGTTTATTTATGGCTTGCAgaaaagtttgcctttaaaaaaaggaaacacattcTAACTGCATATTGTTTCTAATATTCCTCCTAAGTTTATTTCAGTGCATCAGGCTCTGCAAATTCCTGTGATTACTAGTAACCTAAAATGCCATGTTCCTTTGACAAAAAGCTAACAGGCCAGGGAGTCAAATGCAAGTTTAAAGTGCAAGATTTTAGACCCTTCTGTGCTACTGctctctttgctggaggctctaaAACATAGATGTCAAGCCATGTAAAGgtaaaaagatcagctgcagagacACAACATGCAATATTGGCCACTTGTCCTTGGCTGCCAGCAAGTATCTGTGTTACCTGTGTACCCTTTGGCTTCCTAGACCCAGGCTGTTCAATGGGCTTAAATCCCTTCTGACAATGAGACCTGACAATTTCAATTGAAAGTGTTAAATGAACACTAATCAtcagtttttatttcattaaagtgGATGTATATTCAAATTATGATGCCCACATTGTGTACTAAATGTAGTCATTTAAACTTTAGTAACATCACCAACTAAACCTGCTTTAGGCTTCTTTTggagccatttaaaaaaaaagacataaacagctgggtttttttggcaaacgtgTGTGCTGTATTCAGTGATGAACTCATTTtgcatgtgcaaaaaaacaatttgtatggTAGGAAAGTAGCCCACTGCCATTTAATTGTACTAGACAATATTAACCTACTATAATATTACCAAACATGGAACGTATTGACTGCAAAGGACCACAATAAAAAAGGTGGCGCGCAGCCAGAGGACCCGGACCCGACATGTTTCGCCGGAACGAGGGCTTCTTCAGAGTGTCTGTGCTTAACAAAGCAGTTGTAGGTAGAGCAAGAGGTATGAATCCCAAGAGGGGCTCTTTCCAAGTAGGTTATTCTAGTAGAAATATTGAaaagtctgttccaggctgcctTTCTGATACAGGAGAGCTGCGGCTGCGGCTCCTTCCTTTTCTCCATACGGAGGAATCCCTCCCCTTTTCACAGTCTCTCTGACACAGGAGCTGCTTgctcttttctcttctccttacggaggaacccccccccccagcctcttTTACACAAGGAGGAATCTTCCTCTCTTACACACCAGAGATATGATGGCCTTgaatacttttccatttttttactagAATTACCTACTTGGAATGGGATTCATAACTCTTGTTCTACCTACAACTGCTTTGTCAAGCGCACagacacccctgaagaagccctgatTTGAGCGAAACGCATCAATCCGGGTTCTTCAGGTGTGCGCCACCTTTTTTATTGTGATCCTTGCAGTCAATACATTCCATGTTTGGCATTATTACAGTAGGTTATTATTGTCTAGTACAATTAAATAGCAGTGGGCTGGCTACTTTCCCGTCATACAAATTAATCGTTGTTTTGCACATACTATTGTGTATGACTATTCTAATGTATTCTATGGGAGTTCATAACTGAATACAACACCcacgtttgccaaaaaaacccagctgtttatctctttatttttgaatttgtacAATCAGGGTTGACACAGCCCCCTTTAAGGGACATTTCTCTATTTGTgtccaaaactttaaaactggTACTCCACTGGTACACCAACCTTACTATGCTTTCTTTTGGAGCCAATTATTTGACATATTATTTGGCATCACTGTTAGGGAAGAACATCAGAGTTCAGGTAGAGTTGTTAATTGGCTGACCCTACCTAAACATCAGTTCCTGCATCCCATTCAGCAGATATCATATGACCAGTTGTTCAGCACCGCAGGGAACCCAGAACAGCAATTTCCTGCAAGAACGCTTAACATTTCAGTGTTCCTGTTACCTGTTTAtctaaggtttaaaaaaaatcatagtctCCTACaacaatgttttaacattttcagtAGTGATAGGCagtaaaatgtgtcttttatcTTAAAATTACTGCAGAGCATGTCCTGATCTTTGAAATAAGTGTGCTGCATTGTCTGCTCTTTTGTATTAGCAAGTTCAAATGAGGATGAACAAACACATCTCATCTGCAGAGTGATTGAGCCTTCATTACCATTTTGTATATGCAGCAGTTTGAGCCACTTTCCTCTAATATTATTAATGCAGTTTTTATACACATTTAGGATTGTTCCCggaaattgtacatttctgtCTTCTCGTAGAAGAGACAACGTTCCATCAATCTGCTTTTCTTTACAgtgttatatattcttttttgtcaGTTTTCACAGAGAAATACTGTGCTGCTAACAATGTGGAAAAGGTCCCTGGTCCACGACATTGGGTACAAATTCTCCAGGATCAGATCAAACTCGCCAGGCGCAGATTAAAAAGAGGCTGTGACCTAGGTGAGTAATTGGCAACTAACTGGAACAAATACTGTGCTGCTACTTCTAATACCATAAACTGCACCTTGTAAAGTGACAAAGTGTATCCATGTTCCTTGTCATGAAATGTTACAgaaagcatttgttttattttccactGCACTGTTTTATGCTGGGAGTAGTCTGCAACACCAAGTGGCATTTCTTGTCATCCGATTTAGAGGGAAACATGGATAAGATAGTAACGTTTattcataaatgaatgcaaaacaggacacacaaatacacagaggaaaTCACATACACACAGAGTGCCAGATATAAAGCAGGCAGCTGTCACACTGAAAGCAGAGGGTCATTAGTTACACAGGGAGAACCTCAATCTTCCTGTGTAATCTGTGGGACTAAGCAGTCTGTTTGACAGCACAATGCAGAACACAGTGATGCAAAGGCAGGAGAGGCACTTACTTTAGCTGTGccctctatttttttctattaattagTTATATAGGGAAGAAAGGCATTGTCACCTTTATATTCATGAAGTGTACATTGTCAATATTAGATCCTTTCTGCCATGCTATTTAGGTTCTGCCTATCCTTACTAGTTATATCTATTCCCATTCCATTTGGTTTTTCCTAGATCATTACGTTTGCCATTTTGCATATGAATACTATAGAAGGTCTAGGTTGTAAAAGATTTTGGTCACGCTGAATAGAGGTTGAgtctgtcatttttcttttagtttgtgtACAAGTACCTTGTTTAACTGTGTTTAATACATACATCAAACACAGGTCAGAAAATACCTTTTAACCTCAATAGTATGTACAGTGTGATGACAATTCTGAGGCTATCTCTGACCAGCTATGCGTGGTGTTGCATTTGCTGTTAAGATGTGTTTGCGTTGCATTCACTGCAGATCATTTGAAAGCctttaacattacatttattgcatttaaactgatctgtgtttaaatgtaaaagcctGTGTTTGCCAAAAGACATATATACCTGAGCCCCAATACTCCTACTGTCTATCCATTGCTACAGTAACACTTTAACAGTATGGAGACACACAGGTCTAGAGCaggttttaaatgataaaaaggaCACTTTTATTTAACCTCAGTTATGTTACCCATCATATGTAGGGGAATGTTTTACAGTGTTTCATGTCTTCTGGATTGCCTTCTGGTCTGAGATTATTAAAGTCCAATAAGAGAGCCTGTGCACATAATCAAAACAAATCTACAAACTAACAACAGTTGGCAATGTTGTGATCCTTAGTGTTCTGCAGAGGGCAGCCCTggaattaatattgtttttttcacttttcattaaatttttcACTATTTTCTCCTTCTCACTCATCCCCTGAGTACTTGTAAGCTGTATTAAGAAACTTTATGCAGTGCTTTTGTGTCGTTTGTATATTCATTCTCTCTGCTCTGCATGGAACAGTGTGATTACTTTGTGAGTAACATTCACATTCCCCTTATTTTGGGTTTTAAAATATGTCTACACAAAGTAGCAGCTAGATAATAAACAGgtacaatagaaaaataataaatgtatactttCAAATTACAAGAAAACCTCTGTGATTAGACTATCAGCTTCCACTGTACCTTACCCAACTTCTTTCTTATGACATTTATTACCTTGTTAAAAGGAAACAAGTAGGTCAGATTAATTTCTTACTGGCATAACCTCTACTGTGCAGATTCCTGCAAGTGTTCATTAGGCTTCAGTGTCCTGGAGCTAACCCCAAAACTCCCTGGAGCAGGGGTGAAGCTACAGATGTTCCCCAGTGCACAAGACCCTTCCCCATTAGGCACATGCCCTTTTGGAGCAAGAAGCCCAAGTGACTGTGTCCTCAAACCTTGTTCCTACTGTAATGTCAGGAGTGCATAATGCACAAATGACttgaaaaatgtttgcacattacAGAGGTTAGAACTGTGTAATGCATGAATTGCAAGATTCAGGATTATTTTatgcacagagtgcagaggtcaggagtgcATAGCAGAGAGTTTATGGGTTAGGACTGTGTGACACAGAGTTCAGGGCTGTGCCTGCCTGAGTGTGTACAGGCAGGCCATAGATAAATATTCAAACATTACTTACACCTCCCAGTATAACCCCCTCCTATCAAGTCTACATTTCCTACAGTGCAAATCTTTTGCATCAGGCCCACATCCTCACCAAGTTCAGATCTCTCCCACTGCTCTAAATCCCCTATTCTTTACAGACTACCCCCATGCCGAACCCACAATACCTCTCCCTGTACTTTCACTCGTCCTGACCTTTCCAACCAGTTCTCCCTTCCCTTCTTTAATCTTACTCACCAGACTTTAGGTTTAGCAGCAAATGCACATCATGTGTAACCAGTACCAAGGAGAAGTTATATAGAGCTTTTGCTGTGAACTTCCACTAACCTACTGTTACAGGTGGGGAGGAAGCCCATTacttcagcaatggcagccacatCCTACCTACACATCCTTTGCAACAGACAGTAGTCTTGGGGAACTTTGGAGCAAGGAGCCTAGTCGACATCTGTAGTCCATGTTCCAACGCCACTGCTCCAGACTTAAGCCTTGTACTTTAAAAGACCAGGGCAAGAGCCACAGTGGCCTAAAAAGGTTTCCACTTTGGATTGTTGAAATATGAAGGCAGGTCCAAGCTCAGAGTGAGGGAGGCAGATGTCaataccaatataataaatgcatctaGGATTGTGTGGTTCCCCATATGCACTGGAAATAAATTTGAGAATATTTACACATGCAAGAAACTCGAAGTATTGCAgtacaaacacaattttt from Pyxicephalus adspersus unplaced genomic scaffold, UCB_Pads_2.0 Sca48, whole genome shotgun sequence carries:
- the LOC140344821 gene encoding BEN domain-containing protein 7-like, whose translation is MNSATETKCCTCNCQPTLQAILQELKAMRKFMQVQAMAQSRQQISQSCVCSQKAVLSRKRIMKKKVLPKNIAVTPVHSAHSMSVREHKTVILPERASLLQAEHVKKEENHVPGFGIVVNSSSSDPDVQLAEGFDVFMPKSQLDSILSNYKRSGSLLFRKLVCAFFDDKTLASSLPNGKRKRGLNDNRQGLDQNIVGAIKVFTEKYCAANNVEKVPGPRHWVQILQDQIKLARRRLKRGCDLGNPLQTTDNEMWLHSKAGY